A single Saccopteryx bilineata isolate mSacBil1 chromosome 9, mSacBil1_pri_phased_curated, whole genome shotgun sequence DNA region contains:
- the LOC136312967 gene encoding interferon lambda-1-like: MAAAWFLVLMAWGLGLAGGGPVPTFNPPSMEKGCDIGKFKYLPPTEWKAFKTAKDALENSLKNQSCSSCLFPRHWKLTQLQVWERPVAMEAELALTLKVLETMAASSLGDILDQPLHTLRHIHAKLQACVPAQSTAGPRAPGQLQRWLHQLQETPNKVSQDCLEATVTFNLFRLLMRDLNCVARGYLCV, encoded by the exons ATGGCTGCAGCATGGTTCCTGGTGCTGATGGCCTGGGGTCTGGGCTTGGCAGGTGGAGGTCCTGTCCCCACCTTCAATCCTCCCTCAATGGAGAAGGGCTGTGACATTGGCAAATTTAAATATCTGCCACCAACCGAGTGGAAGGCCTTCAAGACAGCCAAGGATGCCTTG GAAAATTCACTGAAAAACCAGAGCTGCAGCtcctgcctcttccccaggcactgGAAACTGACACAGCTACAA gTGTGGGAGCGCCCTGTGGCCATGGAGGCTGAGCTGGCCCTGACACTGAAGGTCCTGGAGACCATGGCTGCCTCATCCCTTGGGGACATCCTGGACCAGCCCCTTCACACTCTGCGCCACATCCACGCCAAGCTTCAGGCCTGT GTCCCAGCGCAGTCCACAGCAGGCCCCAGGGCTCCTGGTCAACTCCAGCGCTGGCTGCACCAGCTCCAGGAGACCCCAAACAAG GTTTCTCAAGACTGCCTTGAAGCCACTGTCACATTCAACCTCTTCCGCCTCCTCATGCGGGACCTGAATTGTGTTGCCAGGGGATATCTGTGTGTCTGA